Genomic window (Marinobacter fonticola):
CTCACGGCCCCTCCGAAGCTGAAGAGGGTGTTGCAAAACTACTGCGCTCGGCCATGCGGCGTTGAAAATCCGCTCGTGCGCGAGTCCGATCAAAATGCTCATTTACTACTAGTAAACTGCGCTTTTTCGCGGATTTCCGCCTTGCCTGGCTTTCGCTCGCTACGTTTTGCAACACCCTCTGAAGCTCCGGCTACATTTAGTGCGGATAGTGCGGAAACCCGAGTGGATGGGAGAGGGCCCTCAGGCCGGCGCCGGCATCCACTGCTCCCCCCGCAACTTGATCACATCCGCGCGTGGCGGCGCGCCGAACAGGCGGCTGTACTCGCGGCTGAAATGGGACGGACTTTCGTAGCCCACCCGATAGCTCGCAGTGGCCGCCTCGAGGCCTTCCGAGAGCATCAATCGGCGAGCCTCATGCAACCGCAGTTTTTTCTGGAACTGCAACGGCGACATACGGGTGACCTGCTTGAAGGTGTGGAACAGCGCGGATTCGCTCATGTTGACCTGTTCCGCCAGGTCCTTCACCCGCAGGCTCTCGGTATAACGATCCTTGAGCACTGCGATCACCCGTGAAACCCGGTGCACGGAGGAATCCGCCACCGCGAACTTGCGCATACGCGGGCCCATCTCGCCAATCAAGGCACGGTAGATGATTTCCCGTCGGGCCAGGGGCGCCAACACGGGGATATCGTGGGGCGCATCCAGCAGACTGGTCAGTCGATTGACCGCATCCAGCATGCCCTTGTCCATGTGCGCCAGGCACAGGCCGCAGGCACTTTCCGGACAGGCGTCGGCCTCCGGGTCGAACTTGAGCTGGCTACCCATCTCCAGCACCAGATTGCTGACCTCCTGCGGGTCGACCGTGATCTTCATCGCCAGGTAAGGCTCATCGGGCGACGCGGTCACGATGCGACCCAGCACCGGGATATGCACGGAGGTCACCAGATAGGACAACGGCTCATAAACCAGCTCCCGGTCCCCGAAGTTCACGGTTTTCTGGCCCTGGACGAGGAAGCACAGGGACGGGTCGTAAACCGAAGACACGCAACTGGTGGGCGAGTCGGAGCGAAAAATCTCCAGTCCCGGCACCGTTGTTTGCTGAATTTTCTGATCCTCCGACCAACGTTGCAGCGTTTGAGCCAACTGCAGGCGCGTGGCTTCGTGACTTTTTTCCAGAGTCGCCTGGTCGTCCATGGGGAAGCTGAGATTTCGTACTAGCACGGTCGCTCTCCTGCCGTTTGCTGCCGACAAAAACGGCCTTCAGTATACGCATGGACAAAAAAGCGTCAGCGTCTAAACACAGAATTTAGCAGGAATAGGCAATCACGTGACAGAAACGGGCAAACGGGATAGCCCTGCGCGTTTATCCCGTACTCTTTCTGTTTCAGCAATCCGGATGCATCCAGGTGCGCCCTGACTTTTCCCCGCCTTCAAGAAAAGGCGGTGAGAGCCCTCATTGTCACATCCGTGCAATAGTGTGCAACCCTCTATGGTTTTAGCCAGATCACTTTCATACCGCGCTGTATAAGCCCGAAGCCAGCCTCCGCCGCGGGTCCGCCACGTCCGCCCTACCACCAAAACTTCAAACCTCTGTAGAAATGGGCAATCTCCGCGCAGAAACCGGATACCGCCGGTTTGGCACCGGCCCTTACATTAGCCTCACGTCTTCGATGGAATTCATCCGACGCCACGCCCATCGCCTGATTGCCCATATTCCTTCGGGGCGGCGATACGAATAACCGCTCGCGAGGAGAACGCGCTTCATGGACTTGTTGCTGAAAAAACACGCGCTTGTGAAAGAAAGGGCCAGGACCCGAATATCTTATCGGACTGTAGCCCTTTCATTGTTGATGGCCGTTGGTCTGGCAGGTTGCGATGTGCACAGTGAGGAAGCAGCCACCCCTCCGCCACCGCCCGCTGTGGATGTTGCCCAGGTCAAACCGGAACCCGTCACCCTTTGGGACGGCTTCACCGGACGCGTCGCCGCGCCCGAATCGGTCGAATTGCGCCCACGAGTCAGCGGCTATATCGACAAGGTGGCCTTTGAAGAGGGCGAATGGGTGCATCAGGGCGACCTGCTATTCCAGATCGACGCGCGCCCCTACCAGGCGGCGGTTAACGCGGCTAAGGCAGAACTCAACCGCGCCCGCAGCCAATACGGGCTGGCCCAGAGCGAGGCAGGCCGCGCCAAGCAACTGCTGGACAGCCGCGCCATCTCCCGGGAGGAATACGACCAGCGCGAGTCTGCCATGGCCACCGCACAGTCTGCCGTGCTGGCCGCCGAAGCGTCGCTGGACAGTGCCCAGCTGAACCTGGAGTACACGCAGATCCGCTCACCCATCGACGGTCGCGTCAGCCGGGCCTTCGTGACCCGGGGTAATCTGGCCACCAACGACCAGACCCTGCTAACCCGTGTGGTGTCCGTCGACCCGGTCCACGTCTATTTCGAGAGCGACGAGCAGACCGCCTCGGCTGCACTGAACCGATTTAATGAGGGACAGATGCCGACAGTCAAGATAAGCCTGTCAGGCGACGAGGAGCGTTTCGCGCACACCGCCATAGTGGACTTCGTGGACAACCAGCTGGATGCCAGCACCGGCACCCTACAGTACCGGGCCGTGATGGCGAATCCTGATGGCATCGTTCGCCCCGGTCAGTTTGCCCGCGTGCAAATGCCGGTAGCCGAACTGGATCATGCACTGCTGGTGGACCAGCAGGCGGTGCTCACCGACCAGGACCGTCGCTACGTCTATGTGGTGGCGGACGACAACACCGTTAGCCGCCGCTATATCGAACCCGGCCAGCGCTCCAACGGCCTGCTGGTCGTGCATGAAGGCCTCAAGGCCGACGACCGCATCGTGGTGAACGGCTTGCAGAAAATCATGATGCCCGGCATGCAAGTGGCGCCGGAACAGGTCGCCATGCGACCCAGCGAGCGCGAGCAGCCGCAGGTCGCCAGCACGCAGTAGGCGTTAGCTAGCCAGATAGATGGCTAGATTAAAAAACCCCCGAACCATTTAGTCCCGATTAATGCCTGTCTGGCGCGGTCTCCAAGACCGCGCTCTGGGAGAGTTATGCCATGAACTTCTCAAGATTCTTTGTCGATAGGCCGATCTTCGCCTCGGTGCTGTCCATCATCATCTTCGTCGTGGGGCTGATCAGCATCCCCGGTTTGCCGGTCAGCGAATACCCGGAGGTGGTGCCGCCCAGCGTGCAGGTGACGGCCCGCTATCCGGGCGCCAACCCGAAAACCATCTCGGAAACCGTCGCCACGCCCTTGGAAGAGTCGATCAACGGCGTGGAAGACATGATCTACATGAAATCCGTCGCCGGCAGTGACGGCACCCTCGCCCTGACCGTGACCTTCAAGCTGGGCACCGATGCCGACCGGGCCCAGGTGCAGGTACAGAACCGGGTGTCCCAAGCCCTGCCGCGCCTGCCGGAAGATGTGCGGCGCCAGGGCGTGACCACCCAGAAGCAGTCGCCGAACCTGATGATGGCAGTACATCTGCTGTCGCCGGATAACACCTTCGACGCCACCTATATCCGCAATTATGGCGTGCTGCACATTCGTGACGAACTGGCGCGCATACCCGGTGTGGGCGAGGCGGGCCTGTTCGGCGCCGGCGACTATGCCATGCGTCTGTGGGTCGATCCGCAGCGGGCGGCGTCCTATGGCCTCACCGCGGGCGATGTCGCCAACGCCATCCGTGAGCAGAACATCCAGGTCTCGGCTGGCCAGATCGGTGCCCAGCCGATGCCGGAAACCAACGATTTCCTGATTTCCATCAACGCCCAGGGGCGTCTCGAGAGCGCCGAGGAATTCGAGAACATCGTGATCAAAACCGGCAACGGTGGACGCGTGGTGCGCCTGCGGGATATCGGCCGTGCAGAACTGGCGGCGTCCGAGGATTCCCTGCGCGCCCTGCTCAACGGCAAACAGGCGGTGGCGCTGCCGATCTTCCAGTCGCCGGGCTCCAACGCGTTGGAAGTGTCCGCCGCCGTGCGCGCCAAGATGGCCGAGTTGGACGATAATTTCCCCGCAGGCCTGGAGTGGGAAGTGGCCTACGACCCCACGGTGTTCGTCAGCACCTCGATCAAGGCCGTTATCACCACGCTGCTGGAAGCGGTAGCACTGGTAGTGCTTGTGGTGATCCTGTTCCTGCAGACCTGGCGGGCGTCGCTGATCCCGTTGCTGGCAGTGCCGGTCTCGATTGTCGGAACCTTTGCAATCCTCTCGCTGCTGGGGTTCTCCATCAATACGCTGACCCTGTTCGGCATGGTGCTGGCCATTGGTATCGTGGTGGACGACGCCATCGTCGTGGTGGAAAACGTCGAACGGAATATCGAGGAGGGTCTCCCGCCTCTCAAGGCCGCCCATCAAGCCATGCGCGAAGTCAGCGGCCCCATCGTGGCGATCAGCCTGGTGCTCTGTGCGGTGTTCGTGCCCATGGCCTTCCTTGACGGCATCACCGGCCAGTTCTATCGCCAGTTTGCGGTGACCATCGCCATCGCCACGGTGATCTCGGCGATTAACTCCCTGACCCTGTCACCGGCGCTCGCGGCCACCTTGCTGAAACCCCACGGTGCCAAGCCGGATCTACCGGCGCGGGTTATCGACAAGCTGTTCGGCTGGCTGTTCCGTCCGTTCAACCGCTTCTTCAACCGTAACGCGGAGCGCTACCAGGGCTTCGTGCGCCGTAGCCTGCGCACCCGCGGGCTGGTGTTCGGCATCTACGTGTTGTTGCTGGGCGGTACGGTGTTCATGTTCAACCAAGTGCCGGGCGGCTTTATCCCGACCCAGGACAAGACTTACCTGGTCGGCAGCATTCGCCTGCCGGAAGGCGCGTCCCTGGATCGCACGGAAGAGGTGGCTCGACGGGTCAGCGAGATCGCCCTGGAGACCGAGGGCGTTGCCCACGCAGCCGCATTCGTTGGCTTCAACGCCTTGCAGGGCACCAACACCCCCAACATCGGCACAGTGTTCATCCTGTTCGATGACTTCGAGGTGCGCGAGAAAACCGCGCTGGACCTCGCCGGCGAGATCAACGGCAAGCTAGCGGGCATCAAGGAAGGCTTTGCGGTGACCTTCATGCCGCCGCCGATCTTCGGCCTGGGCGCGGGTTCGGGCTACTCCGTGTACGTGCAGGATCGCGCCGGCGCCGGCTACGGCGTGCTGCAAAACGCCACCAACCAACTGGCGGGCGCCTTGAGTCAGGAACCGGGACTGAGCTACCCGTTCAGCTCCTACCAGGCCAACGTGCCCCAGTTGGATGCTGAAGTGGACCGGCGCCAGGCCAAGGCCCAGGGTGTGCGGCTGGACGACTTGTTCGGCACGCTACAGTTCTACTTCGGTTCGCTCTACATCAATGACTTCAACCTGTTCGGCCGCACTTACCGCGTGGTCGCCCAGGCGGATGCACCCTACCGCGACGACGTCAGCGATCTGGAGCATCTGTTCGTCAGCAACGACCAGGGCGAGATGGTGCCTCTGAGCACCATGGTCGAACTCAAGCGCAGCTTTGGTCCCGATCCGGTCATCCGCTACAACGGCTATCCCGCAGCGGATCTGATCGGGCAGTCCGACCCGACCGTGCTGTCCTCTGGCGAAGCCCTGGACGCGGTGGCCCGCGTGGCGGAACAGACGCTGCCCCGGGGCATGGATATCCAGTGGACCGACCTGAGTTACCAGCAGATTACCCAGGGCAACGCGGCGATGATCGTGTTCCCGCTGGCACTGCTGCTGGTGTTCCTGGTGCTCGCGGCACTATACGAAAGCTGGGTGCTGCCACTGGCCGTCATCCTGATCGTGCCCATGTGCCTGCTGGCCGCCCTGTTCGGCGTTTGGCTCACCGGTGGCGATAACAACGTGTTCGTTCAGGTCGGACTTGTGGTGCTGATGGGCCTCGCCTGCAAGAACGCGATCCTGATCGTGGAGTTCGCTAGGGAAAAGGAAATGGAAGGCATGGACACCGTCCGCGCCGCCCTGGAAGCCTGCCGCCTGCGTCTGCGCCCGATCATTATGACCTCCGTGGCCTTCATCGCGGGCGTGGTGCCGCTGGTGCTGGCTTCCGGCGCCGGTAGCGAAGTGCGCAACGCCATGGGGATTACCGTCTTCACCGGCATGATCGGCGTCACCCTGTTCGGCCTGCTGCTGACACCGGTGTTCTATGTCGCCTTGCGCCGGCTCGCCCAGCGTGGCGAAAAGGCGCCCGCACAGCCTCAGTTGGACGATCAAACGGGAGAGAGCCATGCTTAAACGCTTGTTACCGCTGTTTGTTGCGCTGCTCGCGGGTTGCGCCGTGGGGCCGGATTACGAGCCCCCGGTTATCGACTCGCCGGCTCAGTTCACCGAAGTTCACGACGATCACCCGTTCGACCGGGCCCAGGAGGCCCGGTTCTGGGGCGGCTTCGACGATCCGATGCTGGCGGTCCTGATCGATCAGGTGCTATCCGCCAACCAGAACCTGCGGGTGGCGGTGGCGCGCTATGAGCGGGCCGACGCCCTGCTGCGAGGCAGCCGCCGTGAGCAGTTACCCACTATCGGCGCCAATGCCTCTGCAGCCTCGCAACATTTGGCTGCCGCCGAACGCCCACCGGCGGGCCGTGGTGACGACGATATCGAGCTGTACCAAGTCAGCGCCACTGCTAGTTGGGAGCTGGACCTGTTCGGCCGCCTGCGCCGCGCTTCCGAAGCCCAGGCCGCCCGCCTCGAAGCGGCCGGCGCAGAACTCGATGCTCTGCAGGTCGCTCTGGTCGGCCAGGTCGCCAGCAGCTACTTCGAGCTGCGCGGTTTGCAGCAGCAACTGGATGTCGCGCAGCAGAACGTCGCTATCCAGCGGGATTCGCTCGGCATCGTCCAAGCGCGATTGAATGCAGGCCGCAGCACGAACTTCGATGTCATGCGGGCGCGCTCACAACTGGAAAGCACCCGCGCAGCCATCCCGGAACTGCAGGCCGAGATCCGTACCCGCATGCACCGAATTGCCGTGTTGACCGGTCAGGCACCGGGCAGCCTAATCGGCCAGCTTTCCACCGCCGTTGCCTTGCCGACAGCAATGCCGGAGATTCCGGTGGGCAGTCCCGGTTCGGTGCTGCGCCGGCGTCCCGACATCCGCGTCGCGGAACGGACACTGGCCGCCGCTACCGCTGACATTGGCGTCGCCACCGCGGACCTGTTTCCCCGCTTCAGCCTGGACGCGCTGATCGGCTCCGTCGCCGTCGACAGCAGTGACCTGTTCACGGGCTCATCGGAATCACGCCGGGTGGCACTGGGGATCGACTGGACCTTCCTCAACTTCGGCCGTGTCCGCGCCCGGATCGACGCCCGGGATGCCGAAGCCCGCGCTGCCCTGGCGGAATACGAACAGGTCATTCTCGAGGCGCTGGAAGAGACCGAAAACCTGCTGGTGCGCTACCACCGGTTCCAGG
Coding sequences:
- a CDS encoding efflux RND transporter periplasmic adaptor subunit yields the protein MHSEEAATPPPPPAVDVAQVKPEPVTLWDGFTGRVAAPESVELRPRVSGYIDKVAFEEGEWVHQGDLLFQIDARPYQAAVNAAKAELNRARSQYGLAQSEAGRAKQLLDSRAISREEYDQRESAMATAQSAVLAAEASLDSAQLNLEYTQIRSPIDGRVSRAFVTRGNLATNDQTLLTRVVSVDPVHVYFESDEQTASAALNRFNEGQMPTVKISLSGDEERFAHTAIVDFVDNQLDASTGTLQYRAVMANPDGIVRPGQFARVQMPVAELDHALLVDQQAVLTDQDRRYVYVVADDNTVSRRYIEPGQRSNGLLVVHEGLKADDRIVVNGLQKIMMPGMQVAPEQVAMRPSEREQPQVASTQ
- a CDS encoding AraC family transcriptional regulator, which produces MLVRNLSFPMDDQATLEKSHEATRLQLAQTLQRWSEDQKIQQTTVPGLEIFRSDSPTSCVSSVYDPSLCFLVQGQKTVNFGDRELVYEPLSYLVTSVHIPVLGRIVTASPDEPYLAMKITVDPQEVSNLVLEMGSQLKFDPEADACPESACGLCLAHMDKGMLDAVNRLTSLLDAPHDIPVLAPLARREIIYRALIGEMGPRMRKFAVADSSVHRVSRVIAVLKDRYTESLRVKDLAEQVNMSESALFHTFKQVTRMSPLQFQKKLRLHEARRLMLSEGLEAATASYRVGYESPSHFSREYSRLFGAPPRADVIKLRGEQWMPAPA
- a CDS encoding efflux transporter outer membrane subunit, whose amino-acid sequence is MLKRLLPLFVALLAGCAVGPDYEPPVIDSPAQFTEVHDDHPFDRAQEARFWGGFDDPMLAVLIDQVLSANQNLRVAVARYERADALLRGSRREQLPTIGANASAASQHLAAAERPPAGRGDDDIELYQVSATASWELDLFGRLRRASEAQAARLEAAGAELDALQVALVGQVASSYFELRGLQQQLDVAQQNVAIQRDSLGIVQARLNAGRSTNFDVMRARSQLESTRAAIPELQAEIRTRMHRIAVLTGQAPGSLIGQLSTAVALPTAMPEIPVGSPGSVLRRRPDIRVAERTLAAATADIGVATADLFPRFSLDALIGSVAVDSSDLFTGSSESRRVALGIDWTFLNFGRVRARIDARDAEARAALAEYEQVILEALEETENLLVRYHRFQDRTERLTEASDAARRAAELARMRYERGYIGYFEVLDAEQELLETENALERSRTATVLSMVNLYRALAGAPREPETTASVQ
- a CDS encoding efflux RND transporter permease subunit, with protein sequence MNFSRFFVDRPIFASVLSIIIFVVGLISIPGLPVSEYPEVVPPSVQVTARYPGANPKTISETVATPLEESINGVEDMIYMKSVAGSDGTLALTVTFKLGTDADRAQVQVQNRVSQALPRLPEDVRRQGVTTQKQSPNLMMAVHLLSPDNTFDATYIRNYGVLHIRDELARIPGVGEAGLFGAGDYAMRLWVDPQRAASYGLTAGDVANAIREQNIQVSAGQIGAQPMPETNDFLISINAQGRLESAEEFENIVIKTGNGGRVVRLRDIGRAELAASEDSLRALLNGKQAVALPIFQSPGSNALEVSAAVRAKMAELDDNFPAGLEWEVAYDPTVFVSTSIKAVITTLLEAVALVVLVVILFLQTWRASLIPLLAVPVSIVGTFAILSLLGFSINTLTLFGMVLAIGIVVDDAIVVVENVERNIEEGLPPLKAAHQAMREVSGPIVAISLVLCAVFVPMAFLDGITGQFYRQFAVTIAIATVISAINSLTLSPALAATLLKPHGAKPDLPARVIDKLFGWLFRPFNRFFNRNAERYQGFVRRSLRTRGLVFGIYVLLLGGTVFMFNQVPGGFIPTQDKTYLVGSIRLPEGASLDRTEEVARRVSEIALETEGVAHAAAFVGFNALQGTNTPNIGTVFILFDDFEVREKTALDLAGEINGKLAGIKEGFAVTFMPPPIFGLGAGSGYSVYVQDRAGAGYGVLQNATNQLAGALSQEPGLSYPFSSYQANVPQLDAEVDRRQAKAQGVRLDDLFGTLQFYFGSLYINDFNLFGRTYRVVAQADAPYRDDVSDLEHLFVSNDQGEMVPLSTMVELKRSFGPDPVIRYNGYPAADLIGQSDPTVLSSGEALDAVARVAEQTLPRGMDIQWTDLSYQQITQGNAAMIVFPLALLLVFLVLAALYESWVLPLAVILIVPMCLLAALFGVWLTGGDNNVFVQVGLVVLMGLACKNAILIVEFAREKEMEGMDTVRAALEACRLRLRPIIMTSVAFIAGVVPLVLASGAGSEVRNAMGITVFTGMIGVTLFGLLLTPVFYVALRRLAQRGEKAPAQPQLDDQTGESHA